One Thalassotalea sediminis DNA segment encodes these proteins:
- a CDS encoding ABC transporter permease — MNSVSRVWAILLKELIQMRRDRMTFAMMVAIPIMQLILFGFAINTDPKRLPTVIYAQENTSITRAIIDGFAHSNYFHFIDQVDTPKAANDALLTGDASFVIQIPVGFTRELIRQQHPQLLIEADASDPSASSNALAQATKIVESALVHEYTGALAYLKSSSANIDVVIHRKYNPEGITQYNIVPGLLGVILTMTSVMITAMAMTRESEKGNLENILAMPARPFEVMLGKITPYVLVGSVQTVIILLAATWLFTVPFVGNIALLLMAVLVFIIANLFLGFTFSTIAKTQMQAMQMTFFFFLPSILLSGFMFPFRGMPLWAQYAGEVLPLTHFLRIVRGVMLKGADWSHLHQEFYAMFAFIFFAGLLSILRYRTTLD; from the coding sequence ATGAATAGTGTTTCCAGAGTTTGGGCTATTCTACTGAAGGAATTAATTCAAATGCGCCGAGATCGGATGACATTTGCCATGATGGTCGCGATTCCTATTATGCAATTAATTCTGTTTGGTTTTGCTATTAATACCGACCCTAAACGATTACCAACGGTTATATATGCACAAGAAAATACATCAATAACTAGGGCAATAATTGATGGTTTTGCGCATTCTAATTATTTTCATTTTATTGACCAGGTTGATACGCCTAAAGCTGCAAACGACGCTTTATTGACTGGAGATGCTTCATTTGTAATTCAAATCCCAGTTGGCTTTACACGAGAGTTAATTCGTCAACAACACCCTCAATTATTGATTGAAGCAGATGCATCTGACCCCAGTGCTTCTTCAAACGCATTAGCACAAGCGACAAAAATTGTAGAAAGTGCATTAGTTCATGAATACACGGGCGCTTTAGCGTACCTAAAGAGTAGTTCAGCTAATATTGATGTTGTTATACACCGTAAATACAACCCGGAAGGTATTACCCAATACAATATTGTGCCCGGTTTACTGGGGGTTATCTTAACCATGACATCAGTTATGATTACGGCAATGGCGATGACACGAGAAAGTGAAAAGGGAAACCTTGAAAACATTCTTGCTATGCCGGCGAGGCCATTCGAGGTTATGCTTGGCAAGATCACACCTTATGTACTGGTTGGTAGTGTACAAACCGTTATTATACTGCTTGCTGCAACATGGCTTTTTACCGTGCCCTTTGTCGGTAATATCGCATTGTTATTAATGGCGGTTTTAGTGTTTATTATCGCTAATCTGTTTTTAGGTTTTACCTTTTCGACTATCGCTAAAACACAGATGCAAGCAATGCAAATGACCTTCTTTTTCTTTTTGCCGTCGATTTTATTGTCAGGATTTATGTTTCCGTTTCGTGGCATGCCCTTGTGGGCGCAATATGCTGGCGAAGTATTGCCATTAACGCACTTCTTACGCATTGTCAGAGGTGTGATGTTAAAAGGCGCAGATTGGTCGCATCTGCATCAAGAGTTTTATGCGATGTTTGCATTTATCTTTTTTGCTGGTTTACTCTCTATATTAAGGTATAGAACAACGTTAGATTAA
- a CDS encoding ABC transporter ATP-binding protein, whose protein sequence is MSDLAIDVSGLVKSFGDKTVVNGVSLAVPKGQVWGFLGPNGSGKTTTIRMICGLLNPTAGEGKCLGFDIIKQADKIKRQTGYMTQKFSFWDDLTIRENLEFVARVYTLKQIKKVVDDTLMSLGLLQRQHQLAGTLSGGWKQRLALAAVTMHNPKLLLLDEPTAGVDPQARREFWDQIHALSANGMTILVSTHYMDEAERCDEIAYLAHGELITQGSVTKVIAHSQLVTYRATGDHVRDYVQALKKEPGIQSASYFGSALHVSGKDRQLLDKTLQRDPYRNMQWQPIEPDLEDVFISLMADAGVDKRGYQ, encoded by the coding sequence ATGAGTGACTTAGCGATAGATGTAAGTGGTTTAGTAAAATCTTTTGGCGATAAAACGGTAGTAAATGGCGTAAGTTTAGCGGTGCCGAAAGGACAGGTTTGGGGATTTTTAGGGCCCAATGGTTCAGGAAAAACAACAACGATCCGAATGATCTGTGGGTTGCTTAATCCTACCGCTGGGGAAGGAAAATGTCTTGGCTTTGATATAATTAAGCAAGCAGATAAAATTAAACGCCAAACTGGCTACATGACACAAAAGTTTTCGTTTTGGGATGATCTAACAATTCGCGAAAATCTAGAGTTTGTTGCTCGTGTCTATACCCTAAAGCAGATTAAAAAGGTGGTAGATGATACCTTAATGTCGCTTGGGTTGTTACAGCGTCAACATCAATTAGCAGGTACATTATCTGGTGGGTGGAAGCAACGTTTAGCGCTAGCCGCTGTCACTATGCATAATCCTAAACTGTTATTACTTGACGAACCAACAGCAGGCGTAGACCCACAAGCAAGACGTGAATTTTGGGATCAAATCCATGCGCTTAGTGCAAATGGTATGACAATTTTGGTCTCTACCCATTATATGGATGAAGCAGAACGATGTGATGAAATTGCCTACTTAGCTCATGGTGAACTAATAACACAAGGCAGCGTGACAAAGGTTATTGCTCATAGTCAGTTAGTAACTTATCGGGCGACAGGTGATCATGTAAGAGATTATGTTCAAGCATTAAAAAAAGAGCCGGGTATTCAAAGTGCCTCATATTTCGGTTCTGCCCTCCATGTAAGTGGCAAAGACCGTCAATTGCTTGATAAAACTTTACAGCGTGATCCATATCGAAACATGCAATGGCAACCTATTGAACCTGATCTTGAAGACGTTTTCATTTCTCTAATGGCAGATGCAGGCGTTGATAAACGAGGTTATCAATGA
- a CDS encoding M1 family metallopeptidase — MIKKTITLAALLVCTASLSAYGSVKQTKGDFEDKFRQLDEVLPTPNVYRNAAGEPGHRYWQQQVDYNIKVTLDEEKRRLEGSEEIVYINNSPDTLKYLWLQLDQNIFKQDSLSELSSTFSGNKASGGKISLSALRRQQFIGDSELGYTISNVKDNRGNSLNYVIVGTNMRIDLNKPLKSGQKTSFSLDFGFNIVEEDAVSARSGYEHFPDDAREGGNDIFLLAQWYPRLHAYTDYEAWTNKEFLGRGEFTLEFGDYEVEMTVPADHIVSSTGVLANPKKVLTSEQRKRLEQAEDAERIVFIVTEEEALENEKEGTNKTKTWKFKANNVRDFAWASSRKFMWDARGFKQNNDETPLVMAMSFYPKEGGDLWKKYSTESIIHTMDVYNRFSFDYPYPTAQSVNGPVGGMEYPMITFNGPRTELRDDGSRTYSQAEKRFLIGVVIHEIGHIYFPMTVNSDERQWTWMDEGLNSFLDGVAGREWDPSIPWGVEPRDITGYMKSSNQVPIMTQSDSVLRLGPNAYTKPAAALNILRETILGRELFDFAFKEYAQRWKFKRPTPSDFFRTMEEASGVDLDWFWRGWFYSTDHVDISLDRVYKLRLDTEDPDIDFARERQQELDKPKSLTDERNKAEGKKLWIERFPDIKDFYDENDRFTVTNKERNKYQKYLKGLKDWEREVFTRAVKEDKNYYVLDFTNKGGLVMPIILELSFEDGSKEMMRIPAEIWRRSPKAVSKLIVTEKDKNLVSITVDPRWETADVDVENNHYPRRIIPSRIESYKRKKSSAKVSRDIMHDIKTELKSDDDKKDQEKDN, encoded by the coding sequence ATGATTAAAAAAACGATAACATTGGCAGCTTTGCTCGTCTGTACCGCATCTTTATCGGCGTACGGCTCTGTAAAGCAAACCAAAGGGGACTTTGAAGATAAGTTCCGGCAGTTAGATGAAGTGTTACCTACACCTAATGTGTATCGTAACGCTGCAGGTGAGCCAGGTCACCGCTATTGGCAACAACAAGTTGATTATAATATCAAAGTTACCCTTGACGAAGAAAAACGCCGTTTAGAAGGTAGCGAAGAAATTGTATATATTAATAACTCTCCTGATACATTGAAGTATCTTTGGTTACAACTAGACCAAAATATTTTTAAACAAGATTCATTAAGTGAATTATCTTCTACATTTAGTGGTAATAAGGCCTCAGGCGGTAAAATAAGCTTGTCGGCGTTGCGTCGCCAACAATTTATTGGTGACAGTGAATTAGGCTATACCATTAGCAATGTTAAAGATAATAGAGGTAATTCACTTAATTACGTTATTGTTGGCACCAACATGCGTATTGATCTGAATAAACCATTGAAGTCAGGACAGAAAACGAGTTTTTCATTAGATTTTGGCTTTAATATTGTTGAAGAAGATGCGGTTTCAGCGCGTTCTGGTTATGAGCACTTTCCAGATGATGCTCGTGAAGGTGGCAACGATATCTTTTTGTTAGCGCAATGGTATCCACGTCTACATGCATATACAGATTACGAAGCATGGACTAATAAAGAGTTTTTAGGTCGCGGTGAATTTACACTAGAGTTTGGTGATTATGAAGTAGAAATGACGGTACCTGCCGATCATATCGTTTCTTCAACTGGTGTATTAGCTAACCCTAAAAAAGTATTAACAAGCGAGCAACGTAAACGCTTAGAACAAGCTGAAGATGCTGAGCGTATTGTTTTCATCGTGACTGAAGAAGAAGCGTTAGAAAACGAAAAAGAAGGTACGAACAAAACAAAAACGTGGAAGTTTAAAGCTAATAACGTTCGTGACTTTGCTTGGGCTTCATCACGTAAATTTATGTGGGATGCGCGTGGCTTCAAACAAAACAACGATGAAACTCCTCTTGTAATGGCGATGTCTTTTTATCCGAAAGAAGGTGGCGATTTATGGAAGAAGTATTCAACGGAATCAATCATTCACACAATGGATGTATACAACCGTTTCTCATTTGATTACCCGTACCCAACTGCACAGTCAGTAAATGGTCCTGTGGGGGGTATGGAATATCCAATGATCACTTTTAACGGTCCACGTACTGAATTACGTGACGATGGTAGCCGTACTTATTCGCAAGCTGAAAAGCGCTTCTTGATTGGTGTGGTCATTCATGAAATCGGTCACATTTATTTCCCGATGACTGTAAACTCTGATGAGCGCCAATGGACATGGATGGATGAAGGGTTAAATAGCTTCTTAGATGGTGTTGCTGGTCGTGAATGGGATCCTAGCATTCCTTGGGGGGTAGAGCCTCGCGATATTACTGGGTACATGAAGTCTTCAAACCAAGTACCTATTATGACGCAATCTGACAGCGTTTTACGCTTAGGCCCTAATGCCTACACTAAACCTGCGGCAGCGTTAAATATTTTACGTGAAACCATTCTTGGTCGTGAATTATTTGATTTTGCGTTTAAAGAGTATGCACAACGTTGGAAGTTTAAACGTCCTACGCCATCAGATTTTTTCCGCACAATGGAAGAAGCTTCTGGTGTTGACCTTGATTGGTTCTGGCGTGGTTGGTTCTACTCAACAGATCATGTCGATATTTCATTAGATCGTGTTTATAAACTACGTTTAGATACAGAAGATCCTGATATTGATTTTGCTCGCGAACGTCAACAAGAGTTAGATAAACCTAAATCACTTACCGATGAGCGTAATAAAGCGGAAGGTAAAAAATTATGGATTGAACGTTTCCCTGACATTAAAGATTTCTATGACGAAAATGATCGCTTCACTGTTACCAATAAAGAACGTAATAAGTACCAGAAGTACTTAAAAGGTTTAAAAGACTGGGAACGTGAAGTATTCACACGCGCTGTAAAAGAAGACAAAAACTACTATGTTTTAGATTTTACAAACAAGGGTGGTTTAGTAATGCCTATCATTCTAGAGCTATCATTTGAAGATGGTAGTAAAGAAATGATGCGTATTCCTGCTGAGATCTGGCGCCGTTCTCCTAAAGCGGTTAGTAAGCTAATAGTAACGGAGAAAGATAAAAACTTAGTCAGTATTACTGTTGATCCTCGTTGGGAAACTGCAGACGTAGATGTTGAGAATAACCATTACCCACGTCGCATTATTCCTTCTCGTATCGAGAGCTATAAGCGTAAGAAATCATCAGCTAAAGTAAGTCGAGATATCATGCATGATATTAAAACTGAACTTAAATCAGATGATGATAAAAAAGATCAAGAGAAAGATAACTAA
- a CDS encoding transcriptional regulator, which translates to MSKFDQLIHAQYRLQICAILAATSEIEFKVLREKLEVSDSVLSKHLKSLEEVGYINAIKRSNMGRQRTWLSLTSLGREAYNGHLMSLRSIVGNI; encoded by the coding sequence ATGTCGAAATTTGATCAACTTATTCACGCACAATATCGCTTACAAATTTGCGCAATTTTAGCCGCTACAAGTGAAATTGAATTTAAAGTACTGCGAGAAAAGCTCGAGGTAAGCGATTCAGTGTTATCAAAGCATTTAAAGTCATTGGAAGAGGTAGGTTATATCAATGCAATTAAACGTTCAAACATGGGAAGACAACGCACATGGTTATCGCTAACAAGTCTTGGGCGTGAAGCCTACAACGGTCATTTAATGTCATTACGTAGCATAGTAGGCAATATTTAA
- the galE gene encoding UDP-glucose 4-epimerase GalE, whose protein sequence is MNILVTGGAGYIGSHTVLSLLNNDFDVIVFDNLSNSSIESIRRVEKLTDKKVTFVKGDIQDKAALAELFCAHNIDAVIHFAALKAVGESSTMPLAYYQNNVNGSLCLLEVMATFKVKHFIFSSSATVYGGDNNVPYIETMPLGEASSPYGASKVMVERMLNDVAKADSDFRAISLRYFNPIGAHESGQIGEAPQGVPNNLLPYIAQVAVGKRKSLQVFGDDYQTLDGTCERDYLHVMDLAEGHVAALKWLNKQRGFTGVEAFNLGTGKALSVLSIIRAFEQVSQQNIRYEIGARRSGDLAAFWANADKANRLLGWQATRSLEQMIEDTWRWQVNNPEGYL, encoded by the coding sequence ATGAATATTTTAGTAACAGGTGGTGCCGGTTATATCGGCTCACATACGGTTTTGTCACTGTTGAATAATGATTTCGACGTTATTGTTTTCGACAACTTATCTAATTCAAGTATTGAATCTATCCGTCGTGTTGAAAAATTAACCGATAAAAAGGTGACTTTCGTTAAAGGTGATATTCAAGATAAAGCGGCATTAGCGGAGCTCTTTTGTGCGCACAATATAGATGCAGTGATCCATTTTGCGGCATTGAAAGCGGTTGGAGAGTCATCAACTATGCCGTTGGCGTATTATCAAAATAACGTAAATGGCTCCTTATGTTTACTAGAGGTTATGGCAACATTTAAGGTGAAACATTTTATTTTCTCATCGTCTGCAACCGTTTATGGTGGTGATAATAATGTCCCTTATATTGAAACTATGCCATTAGGAGAGGCTTCTAGTCCTTATGGCGCAAGTAAAGTGATGGTTGAGCGTATGTTGAATGATGTCGCGAAAGCTGATAGTGATTTTCGCGCAATATCTTTACGTTATTTTAATCCTATTGGAGCGCATGAAAGTGGTCAAATAGGAGAAGCCCCTCAAGGCGTACCCAATAACTTATTACCTTATATCGCACAAGTAGCGGTAGGTAAGCGTAAAAGTTTACAAGTATTTGGTGATGACTATCAAACGCTAGATGGCACTTGCGAACGTGATTATTTACATGTAATGGATTTAGCCGAAGGTCATGTTGCGGCGTTAAAGTGGTTGAATAAACAGCGAGGTTTTACCGGCGTTGAAGCGTTTAATTTAGGAACAGGAAAAGCGTTATCAGTGTTAAGTATTATTCGCGCATTTGAACAAGTCAGTCAACAAAATATTCGCTATGAAATAGGTGCTCGCCGGTCAGGAGACTTAGCTGCATTTTGGGCAAATGCTGATAAAGCTAACCGGCTATTAGGTTGGCAGGCGACACGTAGCCTTGAGCAAATGATAGAAGATACTTGGCGCTGGCAAGTAAATAACCCAGAAGGGTACCTCTAA
- the galK gene encoding galactokinase, which yields MSENHKIEVLFQQCYQHEPDVVCHAPARVNIIGDHTDYNDGFVFPAAIDCGTTIAASKREDQLVKVYSHDFGQSSTEFVLNQFSFDTEHMWCNYIKGSVQALMEKYPNLRGANIVVTGNVAQGAGLSSSASFEMAILKTFTSLYQLDLDGVTAAQMGQQAENEYVGCNCGIMDQLISAMGKKDHAMLLDCRDLSFEDAPIDEGLSLLVINSNVKRGLVDSEYNLRREQCEQVADHFNCKALRDVTLSQLIAEKDKLSEVLFRRAKHVITENERTVAALAAFKASNMPALSQLMAESHQSLRDDFEVTTKEMDGLVDIVSEQIGNQGGVRMTGGGFGGCVVVIMPKDLVDTVIEQVNIQYPQRFGLVADIYICHASQGAFRHTEVN from the coding sequence ATGAGCGAAAATCATAAAATTGAAGTGCTATTTCAGCAGTGTTATCAACACGAACCTGATGTGGTTTGTCATGCACCAGCTCGTGTCAATATTATCGGCGATCATACTGATTATAATGATGGCTTTGTTTTTCCTGCCGCTATTGATTGTGGCACTACGATTGCGGCATCAAAGCGTGAAGATCAACTTGTCAAAGTTTATTCTCATGATTTTGGTCAAAGCTCTACAGAATTTGTATTAAATCAATTTAGTTTTGACACTGAACATATGTGGTGTAATTACATTAAGGGCTCTGTTCAAGCGTTAATGGAAAAATATCCAAACCTTCGCGGTGCAAATATTGTTGTTACGGGCAATGTTGCTCAAGGAGCTGGGTTAAGTTCGTCAGCTAGCTTTGAAATGGCGATATTGAAAACGTTTACCTCGCTGTATCAACTTGACCTCGATGGCGTTACTGCTGCTCAAATGGGTCAGCAAGCAGAAAATGAATATGTCGGTTGTAATTGCGGCATTATGGATCAGCTAATTTCTGCGATGGGTAAAAAAGACCATGCAATGTTGCTAGATTGCAGAGATTTGAGTTTTGAAGATGCGCCAATTGATGAAGGTTTGTCGCTGTTGGTTATCAATTCAAATGTAAAACGTGGTTTAGTTGATAGCGAGTATAATTTGCGTCGAGAACAGTGTGAGCAAGTTGCTGATCATTTTAACTGCAAAGCGTTACGTGATGTAACCTTGTCACAATTAATAGCAGAGAAAGATAAGTTGTCGGAGGTTCTGTTTCGTCGCGCTAAACATGTGATCACTGAGAATGAACGTACTGTTGCCGCATTAGCTGCGTTTAAAGCGTCAAACATGCCAGCATTAAGTCAATTGATGGCGGAATCACACCAGTCACTTCGTGATGATTTTGAAGTTACAACCAAGGAAATGGACGGCTTAGTTGACATTGTTAGTGAACAGATAGGCAATCAAGGCGGCGTGCGCATGACAGGCGGTGGATTTGGTGGCTGCGTAGTTGTTATTATGCCGAAAGACTTGGTTGATACCGTGATTGAGCAAGTCAACATTCAATATCCACAACGATTTGGTTTAGTTGCAGATATCTATATTTGCCATGCGTCACAAGGGGCGTTTAGGCATACTGAAGTAAACTAA
- a CDS encoding LacI family DNA-binding transcriptional regulator: MSTIKDVARVAGVSVATVSRVVNNGPKVSAKTKEKVRKVMCDLGYTPNANARALVTQKNTTIGVVIPDITDPFFASLASGVEQIARKNHMQLLLSTSEINAASEMQAIQLLIERRCDVMVVHSKALSDLQLIDLNKKIKGLVIIDRVIPGIEQQCIWLDNEEGGKIAARHLLALNHTALACISSHYPIDDPALRLRGFQQVLAEQVVPLKEALIDQQEPSLKGGEIAAQNLLASGETFSAVFVYNDAMAIGAISTLEDNGYHVPNDISVIGFDDVLLSRYSRPKLTTLHYPIEAMAKQAAELALRLADQNESETTVATLKHVPRLVKRESTTRKSS; this comes from the coding sequence ATGTCAACAATCAAAGATGTAGCTCGTGTCGCAGGCGTCTCCGTAGCAACGGTTTCGCGCGTTGTAAATAATGGTCCTAAAGTAAGCGCAAAAACAAAAGAAAAAGTCCGTAAAGTCATGTGTGATCTTGGCTATACGCCTAATGCCAATGCCCGCGCACTTGTTACCCAAAAAAATACGACTATTGGTGTTGTTATTCCTGACATCACCGATCCATTTTTCGCTTCTTTAGCCAGTGGCGTTGAACAAATAGCTAGAAAAAATCACATGCAATTGTTGCTCAGTACAAGCGAAATAAATGCAGCATCAGAAATGCAGGCTATTCAGTTATTAATTGAACGTCGATGCGATGTGATGGTCGTGCATAGTAAAGCACTCTCCGACTTGCAACTTATCGACCTTAATAAGAAAATTAAAGGTTTAGTGATCATTGATAGAGTTATACCAGGCATTGAGCAACAATGTATTTGGTTGGATAACGAAGAAGGCGGAAAGATCGCTGCTCGTCACCTTTTAGCACTAAATCATACTGCGCTAGCTTGTATCAGTAGCCATTATCCAATAGATGATCCTGCCTTAAGGTTACGCGGTTTTCAGCAAGTATTAGCTGAACAAGTAGTTCCGCTTAAAGAAGCATTAATTGATCAGCAAGAACCATCTTTAAAAGGTGGAGAAATCGCAGCACAAAACTTACTCGCAAGCGGCGAAACCTTTAGCGCGGTCTTTGTGTATAATGACGCTATGGCAATTGGCGCAATTTCAACACTAGAAGACAATGGCTATCATGTGCCCAACGACATTTCAGTGATTGGTTTTGATGACGTATTACTTTCTCGATATTCCCGTCCAAAACTAACTACCCTGCACTACCCAATTGAAGCTATGGCTAAGCAAGCAGCTGAACTAGCATTACGTTTAGCCGATCAAAACGAAAGTGAAACAACAGTTGCCACACTTAAGCATGTTCCTCGGCTTGTTAAGCGAGAGTCTACAACACGAAAAAGTAGCTAA
- a CDS encoding HlyD family secretion protein, with the protein MSKLSLLILLLFLTLSFGCEQAVKKQSLTGYIEAINYYVITPESGYLSHSSLKEGMPVNATLTVASLDNEAQKIALTRTTRLVEQRRAEYENLLSGQRPEELAVSEKALRAQQVITDEAQRIFERQKALLKQNLTSQAELDHASAEYQAARAKVEEIQQGLISQKLPARGAAITAAFAAVEQAIAQKSLAQWQLDRRNIIAGNEGTVEQVYFREGEFVSQGQPIAAITSTSQVKVRFYLPQQQLSTLKIGQTVMLDSDAGDQQKAKISYIAKEPSFMPPVLYSKKNRDKLVFLVEANVVGETALRQGQPVDITL; encoded by the coding sequence ATGTCAAAGCTAAGCTTGCTAATTTTACTGTTGTTTTTAACGCTATCATTTGGCTGTGAACAAGCAGTTAAAAAGCAATCGCTCACCGGGTATATCGAAGCAATAAATTATTATGTAATTACGCCAGAATCTGGATATTTATCGCACTCATCACTCAAAGAAGGAATGCCAGTAAATGCGACGTTAACTGTTGCTTCGTTAGATAATGAGGCGCAGAAAATAGCGCTCACGCGAACAACTCGCCTTGTAGAACAAAGGCGAGCAGAGTATGAAAATTTATTATCAGGACAAAGGCCAGAAGAACTTGCTGTTAGTGAGAAAGCGCTTAGGGCTCAACAAGTTATAACTGATGAAGCTCAACGCATCTTTGAAAGGCAAAAAGCATTATTAAAACAAAATCTTACATCACAAGCAGAACTTGACCATGCGAGTGCTGAATATCAAGCTGCAAGAGCAAAAGTCGAAGAAATTCAACAAGGACTCATTTCACAAAAATTACCTGCTAGAGGAGCAGCTATTACAGCAGCATTTGCGGCAGTAGAACAGGCAATAGCACAAAAATCGCTTGCTCAATGGCAGTTAGATCGTAGAAATATTATTGCAGGCAATGAGGGAACTGTTGAGCAAGTGTATTTTCGTGAAGGAGAGTTTGTTTCCCAAGGTCAACCGATTGCGGCAATAACGAGTACCTCTCAGGTTAAGGTGAGATTTTATTTACCACAGCAGCAACTCTCAACGCTGAAAATAGGCCAAACTGTAATGTTAGATAGTGATGCTGGCGACCAACAAAAAGCAAAGATTAGTTACATTGCTAAAGAGCCCAGTTTTATGCCGCCAGTACTTTATAGTAAAAAAAATCGCGACAAGTTAGTGTTTTTAGTTGAAGCAAATGTTGTTGGTGAAACCGCATTACGTCAAGGTCAACCTGTGGATATAACATTATGA
- a CDS encoding UDP-glucose--hexose-1-phosphate uridylyltransferase — MTVEFDPTEHPHRRYNPLLNEWVLVSPHRAKRPWQGQVEAVSQQQTTSHDPTCYLCAGNTRINGKVNERYLTTFVFNNDFAALKTGTPYVESNDPLFKMATEKGESRVICFSPDHSKTLPELSVAEIIHVVNTWQAQCLELGEKYQWIQVFENKGAVMGCSNPHPHGQIWAQQQIPTLAERKCHSQLAYFSQYQSNLLNDYVEKELTKEQRVVVKNDDWVVVVPYWAAWPFETLLLPRFSVSRMSELTSTQKASLADILKKIATKYDNLFQCSFPYSMGWHGAPYDGKQYPEWTLHASFLPPLLRSATVRKFMVGYEMLAEAQRDLTPEQAAERLKNLPETHYKELL, encoded by the coding sequence ATGACAGTTGAATTTGATCCGACAGAGCACCCGCACCGCCGATATAACCCTTTATTGAATGAATGGGTGCTTGTCTCGCCACACCGTGCTAAACGCCCTTGGCAAGGGCAAGTGGAAGCTGTTTCACAGCAGCAGACCACGTCTCATGATCCTACGTGTTATTTATGTGCTGGAAATACGCGTATAAATGGTAAAGTAAATGAGCGCTATTTAACAACGTTTGTTTTTAATAACGACTTTGCAGCGTTAAAAACCGGTACGCCTTATGTAGAAAGCAATGATCCGCTTTTTAAAATGGCGACAGAGAAAGGTGAAAGCCGCGTGATCTGTTTTTCTCCTGATCACAGTAAAACACTACCGGAACTATCCGTTGCAGAAATTATTCATGTTGTTAATACCTGGCAAGCCCAGTGTCTTGAGCTAGGTGAAAAATACCAATGGATACAAGTTTTTGAAAATAAAGGTGCTGTGATGGGGTGCTCTAATCCTCATCCCCATGGGCAAATATGGGCGCAGCAACAAATACCAACATTAGCAGAACGGAAGTGCCATTCACAATTAGCCTATTTTTCTCAATATCAAAGTAACCTCTTAAATGACTATGTTGAAAAAGAGCTTACAAAAGAACAACGAGTTGTGGTGAAAAATGACGATTGGGTGGTGGTTGTACCCTACTGGGCAGCGTGGCCATTTGAAACGTTGTTGTTACCACGATTTTCTGTTTCAAGAATGTCTGAACTAACGTCAACGCAAAAAGCGTCTCTTGCTGATATTTTAAAAAAAATAGCAACGAAATATGACAACTTATTCCAATGCTCCTTTCCGTATTCAATGGGCTGGCATGGTGCACCTTATGATGGAAAGCAATATCCTGAGTGGACATTACATGCCAGTTTCTTGCCGCCACTTTTACGTTCTGCAACGGTGAGAAAATTCATGGTTGGTTATGAGATGTTAGCCGAGGCTCAGCGTGACCTTACCCCAGAGCAGGCAGCAGAAAGGTTAAAGAACTTGCCAGAAACCCATTATAAGGAGCTTTTATAA